A window of Sulfurirhabdus autotrophica contains these coding sequences:
- a CDS encoding DUF167 domain-containing protein encodes MIKEIVLSADMSDSWFRITTDAQILTLTLHVQPNARKTAITGLHGDALKIKIAAAAVDGQANARLLAFLAKEFEVPLRQIKLKQGEHSRHKVVEVQGSSINPITLLSDVHNP; translated from the coding sequence TTGATTAAAGAAATTGTTCTATCTGCCGATATGAGTGATTCATGGTTTCGTATTACAACAGATGCGCAAATTTTGACTTTGACATTGCATGTTCAACCCAATGCGCGGAAGACGGCTATCACTGGGTTACATGGTGATGCCCTGAAGATCAAGATTGCAGCAGCTGCCGTAGATGGACAGGCAAATGCCAGACTACTGGCATTTTTGGCAAAGGAATTTGAAGTTCCATTACGTCAAATCAAGCTAAAACAGGGAGAACACTCGCGGCACAAGGTAGTTGAAGTTCAAGGCTCAAGCATAAACCCCATAACCTTGCTCAGTGATGTACACAATCCATGA
- a CDS encoding YggT family protein — translation MLIQALQFILDTILGLFIYALLLRFYLQLMRAAYSNPISQFIAALTDFVVKPARKIIPGLFGVDLSTLFLAWITALLLTVGIYFLNGYPFLLANPSAYLGFILLAAVTIIEKSLYLLIFVQIMLFVLSFANPHSPYMSVISSLSRPFTKIVQKFIPPIGNVDLSPMVIVLACQLMLMLPVAFLTGLAKSLI, via the coding sequence ATGCTAATTCAGGCCCTGCAATTTATCTTGGACACGATACTGGGCTTATTTATCTACGCCCTGTTATTGCGTTTTTATCTTCAATTAATGCGCGCCGCTTATAGCAACCCGATTTCGCAATTTATCGCGGCACTCACTGACTTTGTTGTCAAACCTGCCCGAAAAATCATCCCCGGGCTGTTTGGTGTCGATCTTTCCACGCTATTTTTAGCCTGGATTACTGCATTGCTGCTTACTGTCGGGATTTATTTTCTCAATGGTTATCCGTTTCTGCTCGCTAATCCATCCGCCTATCTTGGCTTCATTTTACTTGCTGCTGTCACCATTATTGAAAAAAGCCTTTATTTGCTGATTTTTGTTCAAATCATGCTTTTTGTCCTGAGCTTTGCCAATCCGCACAGCCCCTATATGTCTGTGATCAGCAGTTTGTCCCGCCCTTTCACGAAGATAGTACAAAAATTTATCCCTCCTATAGGCAATGTTGATCTTTCACCGATGGTGATTGTACTGGCTTGCCAGCTCATGCTCATGTTACCCGTCGCATTTCTAACTGGTTTGGCGAAAAGCTTGATCTAG
- the proC gene encoding pyrroline-5-carboxylate reductase: MIITFIGGGNMAKALISGMLRKGFAADSIRVVDISDENRRQIMQEYNIKTFTDLAPAIEGSDIVILAVKPQQLHEVASQLAPSLKEQLVISIAAGIRSNDLSRWLGGFSLVVRVMPNTPAMVMHGVSGMYALPSVSAEQKQKAEGILQAVGSTLWVEDEHHMDTITAISGSGPAYVFYFIEALEEAAIQLGLDAKQARQLSLETFFGASLLASKSDEDIATLRARVTSKGGTTERALHTMEAATVKRHIIEAIQSAAERSRELGDELGKK, translated from the coding sequence ATGATTATCACTTTTATCGGCGGCGGCAATATGGCTAAAGCGCTTATCAGCGGGATGCTGCGAAAAGGTTTTGCTGCAGATTCGATACGTGTTGTTGATATTTCGGACGAAAACCGCCGGCAAATCATGCAGGAATACAACATCAAGACATTTACTGATCTCGCACCAGCCATAGAAGGCAGCGATATTGTTATTCTGGCAGTGAAACCACAGCAGTTACACGAAGTTGCCTCGCAACTTGCTCCGTCACTCAAAGAACAGTTAGTAATATCTATTGCTGCCGGTATCCGCAGCAACGACCTTTCACGCTGGTTAGGCGGTTTCAGTCTGGTAGTCCGGGTGATGCCCAATACACCTGCAATGGTGATGCACGGAGTATCTGGCATGTATGCCCTGCCTAGTGTCAGTGCAGAACAAAAACAAAAAGCGGAAGGGATTTTACAGGCAGTGGGTTCCACGTTATGGGTTGAAGACGAACACCATATGGACACCATCACCGCGATTTCGGGCAGTGGTCCTGCCTATGTATTTTATTTTATCGAAGCCCTTGAAGAGGCAGCTATTCAGCTAGGACTGGATGCGAAACAAGCCCGTCAGTTAAGTCTCGAAACCTTCTTCGGAGCCAGCCTGCTGGCCAGCAAAAGCGATGAGGACATTGCTACCTTACGCGCACGGGTCACATCCAAAGGTGGCACAACGGAACGCGCCTTGCACACTATGGAAGCCGCAACAGTCAAACGTCACATTATTGAAGCCATTCAATCCGCAGCGGAGCGGTCCCGAGAACTCGGCGACGAGCTTGGGAAAAAATAA
- a CDS encoding YggS family pyridoxal phosphate-dependent enzyme → MTIISDNLQAVKSRLALAAASAGRPCEDILLLAVSKTWPAQSVREANAAGQIAFGESYLQEALDKIAALQDLHLEWHFIGPIQSNKTRPIAAHFDWVHSVDRLKVAERLSEARPTELPPLNVTLQVNISRETTKSGALPEEVTALAQAVQLLPRLKLRGLMAIPKASEDYAEQRAQFRMLKVLMSELNEIGLKMDTLSMGMSHDMEAAIVEGATIVRVGSAIFGTREKY, encoded by the coding sequence ATGACAATAATTTCTGATAACTTGCAAGCCGTAAAGAGTCGCCTCGCGCTAGCCGCAGCGAGTGCAGGGCGACCTTGTGAGGATATTTTGTTGCTTGCGGTAAGCAAAACCTGGCCGGCCCAGTCTGTACGCGAAGCAAATGCTGCAGGTCAAATCGCATTTGGCGAAAGCTATCTGCAAGAGGCGCTAGACAAGATCGCTGCGTTGCAGGACCTGCATTTGGAATGGCACTTTATCGGCCCCATCCAGAGTAATAAAACACGCCCAATTGCAGCCCATTTCGACTGGGTACATAGCGTGGATCGCCTGAAGGTAGCCGAGCGACTTTCCGAGGCCAGACCGACTGAATTGCCTCCACTCAATGTCACCCTGCAAGTGAACATCAGCAGAGAAACAACCAAAAGTGGCGCTTTACCCGAGGAAGTTACGGCGCTCGCACAAGCAGTACAATTACTCCCCAGGCTCAAATTGAGGGGGCTGATGGCCATCCCTAAAGCTTCTGAAGATTACGCAGAACAGCGTGCGCAGTTTAGAATGCTTAAAGTACTCATGTCGGAGCTTAATGAGATCGGCTTAAAGATGGATACGCTATCAATGGGTATGTCACATGATATGGAAGCCGCTATCGTTGAGGGTGCCACCATTGTGAGAGTAGGATCTGCCATTTTTGGTACACGTGAAAAATATTGA
- a CDS encoding type IV pilus twitching motility protein PilT, translated as MEIAELLAFSVKNKASDLHLSAGLPPMIRVHGDVRRINVPALDHKAVHSMVYDIMNDGQRKFYEENLEVDFSFEVPNLARFRVNAFVQNRGAGAVFRTIPSKVLSLEELNAPTIFKEISDQPRGIVLVTGPTGSGKSTTLAAMIDYVNDKEFGHILTVEDPIEFVHQSKKCLINQREVGPHTLSFNNALRSALREDPDVILVGELRDLETIRLALTAAETGHLVFGTLHTSSAAKTVDRIIDVFPAAEKEMVRSMLSESLRAVISQTLLKTKDGTGRIAAHEIMIGTPAIRNLIRENKIAQMYSSIQTGQNVGMQTLDQNLTELVRRNVVAVGEARTKAMNKDAFAG; from the coding sequence ATGGAAATTGCTGAACTGCTCGCCTTCTCGGTAAAGAACAAGGCATCCGATCTTCATCTGTCAGCCGGGCTGCCACCCATGATCCGGGTGCATGGTGATGTTCGACGCATCAACGTACCCGCGCTTGATCACAAGGCCGTACATAGCATGGTTTATGACATCATGAATGATGGTCAGCGGAAGTTTTACGAAGAAAATCTGGAAGTAGATTTTTCTTTTGAAGTCCCGAATCTTGCGCGTTTCCGGGTGAATGCCTTTGTACAAAATCGAGGTGCAGGCGCTGTATTTCGTACCATTCCTTCCAAAGTATTATCCTTGGAAGAATTGAATGCCCCGACTATTTTCAAGGAAATTTCCGATCAGCCTCGGGGTATTGTCCTGGTAACCGGCCCTACGGGTTCTGGTAAATCCACTACCCTGGCGGCTATGATCGATTATGTAAATGATAAAGAATTCGGTCATATTCTTACCGTAGAAGACCCGATCGAATTTGTGCACCAAAGCAAAAAGTGTCTGATCAACCAGCGTGAAGTCGGTCCCCATACACTGAGCTTCAACAACGCGCTTCGCTCCGCATTGCGTGAAGATCCCGACGTTATTCTTGTGGGTGAGTTGCGTGATCTGGAAACCATCCGTCTGGCACTGACAGCAGCTGAAACCGGTCACCTGGTGTTTGGTACGCTACACACCAGTTCTGCTGCAAAAACGGTGGATCGTATTATTGACGTTTTCCCTGCCGCTGAAAAAGAAATGGTTCGTTCCATGTTGTCAGAGAGCTTGCGTGCTGTTATTTCACAGACCTTGCTTAAAACCAAAGATGGTACCGGTCGGATTGCCGCGCATGAAATCATGATTGGAACCCCCGCTATTCGAAACCTGATTCGCGAAAATAAAATCGCCCAGATGTATTCGTCCATACAGACAGGCCAGAACGTAGGAATGCAGACGCTGGATCAGAACCTGACAGAATTGGTACGCCGCAATGTAGTTGCTGTAGGTGAAGCACGGACAAAAGCGATGAATAAAGATGCGTTTGCCGGTTAA
- a CDS encoding PilT/PilU family type 4a pilus ATPase has protein sequence MASDQSLKFMQDLLRLMLSKNGSDLFITAGFPAAIKVDGKLTPVSPQTLTPQHTRELARAIMNDKQAREFEETRECNFAISQPDLGRFRVNAYVQQGRTGLVLRTITTKIPKFEELGLPEVLRDVAMTKRGLVIFVGGTGSGKSTSLAAMVGYRNENSYGHIITIEDPVEYVHEHKNCIISQREVGVDTDNWFSALKNTLRQAPDVILIGEIRDRETMDYAIAFAETGHLCLSTLHANSANQALDRIINFFPEERRQQLLMDLSLNLKAFISQRLLPKKDSAGRVAAVEIMLNSPLISDLIFKGDVHEIKEVMSRSRELGMQTFDQALFDLYEARLIGYEDALRNADSLNDLRLNIKLHGQDTKDRDMMSGLDHLDII, from the coding sequence ATGGCAAGTGATCAGTCCTTGAAATTTATGCAAGATTTGCTGCGCCTTATGCTCAGTAAAAATGGTTCCGATTTGTTTATTACTGCAGGGTTTCCTGCTGCGATTAAGGTCGATGGCAAATTAACGCCGGTTTCTCCACAGACGCTTACGCCGCAGCACACTCGTGAATTGGCCCGCGCTATCATGAATGATAAGCAGGCACGTGAGTTTGAAGAAACCCGGGAATGTAATTTTGCTATTTCTCAGCCCGACTTAGGGCGCTTCCGTGTCAATGCCTATGTGCAGCAGGGTAGGACTGGTCTCGTGTTGCGGACTATTACCACTAAAATTCCAAAGTTTGAAGAGCTGGGATTGCCAGAAGTGCTCAGGGATGTGGCCATGACCAAACGCGGTCTGGTGATTTTCGTCGGTGGTACGGGTTCCGGTAAGTCCACCTCGCTGGCTGCCATGGTGGGTTATCGCAATGAAAACAGTTACGGGCACATCATCACCATTGAAGACCCTGTGGAATACGTGCATGAACACAAGAATTGCATTATTTCCCAGCGTGAAGTCGGGGTGGATACCGATAACTGGTTTTCAGCGCTCAAGAACACCTTGCGGCAAGCACCCGACGTGATTCTGATCGGTGAGATACGCGACCGGGAAACCATGGACTATGCCATCGCCTTTGCTGAAACAGGTCATTTGTGCCTGTCTACGTTGCATGCCAACAGTGCCAACCAGGCGCTGGATCGTATCATCAACTTTTTCCCGGAAGAGCGCCGTCAGCAGTTGTTAATGGATCTTTCGCTTAACCTGAAAGCGTTTATTTCCCAGCGGTTATTACCCAAGAAAGACAGTGCCGGTCGTGTAGCCGCGGTCGAAATCATGCTGAACTCCCCGCTGATTTCTGATCTGATTTTCAAAGGCGATGTGCACGAGATCAAGGAAGTGATGTCCAGATCCAGAGAATTAGGCATGCAGACATTCGATCAGGCATTATTTGATCTGTATGAGGCCAGACTGATCGGTTACGAGGATGCGTTGCGTAATGCGGACTCACTCAACGACCTGCGCCTGAATATCAAACTTCACGGTCAGGATACGAAAGACCGCGACATGATGTCAGGTCTGGACCATCTGGATATTATTTAA